From one Catenuloplanes nepalensis genomic stretch:
- a CDS encoding NAD(P)-dependent alcohol dehydrogenase, producing MAGADVTSSAVFALRGRRLDMRAIGGPSRGAGVLQKVLGVPGTGLVCFTEVRGGRMRAVVYDRYGSADVLRIEDLPKPSPSGRQVLVKVAATSINLSDWETLRGSPLYSRIGGLRTPARRTLGSDIAGWVDAVGPAVTRFRPGDEVYGDNLLLKGGFAEYAIAPESVLAHKPTALTFAEASTVPQAGAIAQQGTDGAAAGQRIVINGAGGGSGSFAIQLAKRLGAEVTGVDNASKLDFMRSVGADKVIDYRSEDFTRSGPYDLILDLVAHRSVFAYRRALAPGGRYRCVGGSVRTLLRVLTIGSVAGWLTHRRLGVLAVKEGPAHFGPVADLCVTGDLAVHIDRTFTLDQVPEALAEVGEGRARGKVVVTVT from the coding sequence ATGGCCGGCGCTGACGTCACGTCGAGCGCAGTGTTCGCGCTCCGAGGCCGTCGTCTCGATATGCGCGCCATCGGAGGCCCTTCTCGTGGTGCCGGCGTGCTACAGAAGGTGCTGGGCGTGCCGGGTACGGGGCTGGTGTGCTTCACCGAGGTGAGGGGTGGGCGGATGAGGGCGGTCGTGTACGACAGGTACGGGTCCGCGGACGTGCTGCGGATTGAGGATCTTCCCAAGCCGTCCCCTTCGGGCCGGCAGGTGCTGGTCAAGGTCGCGGCGACATCGATCAACCTCAGCGATTGGGAGACCCTGCGAGGTTCGCCGCTGTATTCGCGTATCGGTGGGCTTCGCACACCGGCGCGCCGGACGCTGGGTTCGGACATCGCCGGGTGGGTCGACGCCGTCGGTCCGGCCGTCACCCGGTTCCGGCCCGGTGACGAGGTCTACGGCGACAACCTCTTGCTCAAGGGCGGCTTCGCGGAGTACGCGATCGCCCCCGAGTCGGTGCTGGCGCACAAGCCCACGGCTCTGACCTTCGCCGAGGCGTCGACGGTTCCGCAGGCGGGCGCGATCGCGCAGCAGGGGACCGACGGCGCCGCGGCCGGGCAACGGATAGTGATCAACGGTGCCGGCGGCGGTTCCGGTTCATTCGCCATTCAGCTCGCCAAGCGTCTCGGCGCCGAGGTGACCGGAGTGGACAACGCGAGCAAGCTCGACTTCATGCGGTCGGTGGGCGCGGACAAGGTGATCGACTACCGGAGTGAGGACTTCACTCGCAGCGGCCCGTACGATCTCATCCTCGATCTGGTGGCGCATCGATCGGTGTTCGCCTACCGTCGGGCGCTGGCGCCGGGTGGTCGGTATCGGTGCGTTGGCGGATCGGTGCGGACGCTGCTGCGCGTCCTGACGATCGGCTCGGTGGCCGGTTGGCTCACGCACCGCCGGCTCGGCGTGCTCGCGGTCAAGGAAGGGCCGGCACATTTCGGACCGGTCGCCGACCTCTGCGTAACGGGTGACCTCGCCGTCCACATCGACCGCACCTTCACCCTCGACCAGGTCCCCGAGGCCCTGGCCGAGGTAGGCGAGGGACGCGCCCGCGGCAAGGTCGTCGTGACAGTAACCTGA